A DNA window from Pleuronectes platessa chromosome 19, fPlePla1.1, whole genome shotgun sequence contains the following coding sequences:
- the gpsm1b gene encoding G-protein-signaling modulator 1b isoform X2 — MAQSAANGVDQDLASKRLHSRMEASCLELALEGERLCKAGDFKGGTVFFEAAVQVGTEDLKTLSAIYSQLGNAYFYLKEYGKALEYHRHDLTLARTIGDRIGEGKASGNLGNTLKVLGRYDEAVVCCQRHLDISQEQGDKVGEARALYNIGNVFHAKGKQQLWGCTQEPGDLPAEVRDTLQRATGFYEMNLCLVKELGDRAAQGRAYGNLGNTHYLLGNFVEAIKFHRQRLSIAKEFGDKAAERRAYSNLGNALIFLGQFNTATEYYRKTLQLSRQLRDQVMEAQACYSLGNTYTLLQEYEKAIDYHLKHLYIAQELTDRVGEGRACWSLGNAYVSLANHKQALHYARKHLDISKEIGDRNGELTARMNVEQLMEVLGVNESDLSPSSSEFEMQGARPKFTKRNSMDSVELWKYSSDKNGENHDLEGIPRRSKSQLSQPGKRKGYPDSQSSDERPWFDSPLDSDDITVQVPPPVPLGRDPSDEDCFFDLLSKFQSSRMDDQRCHLDEAQNGEDAANAVLNDMIDPAFTTSPQTEELFDLIASSQSRRLDDQRVNVGNLPGLRITHNNLGHLVGEGDHQEPSDDFFNMLIKCQSSRIDDQRCSAPEAGPHAPTVPDEDFFSLIQRVQAKRMDEQRVHLPSEDQDDPESPDPEPPGGFAS, encoded by the exons ATGGCTCAGTCGGCTGCTAACGGTGTGGACCAGGATCTGGCCAGTAAGAGGCTGCACTCCAG GATGGAGGCCTCTTGCTTGGAGTTGGCCTTGGAAGGAGAGCGACTTTGCAAGGCTGGAGACTTTAAAGGCGGGACAGTGTTCTTCGAGGCAGCCGTTCAGGTCGGCACAGAAGACCTGAAGACCCTCAGTGCCATCTACAGCCAGCTGGGCAATGCTTACTTCTACCTCAAGGAGTATGGCAAAGCCCTGGAGTACCACAGACATGACCTGACCTTGGCCAG AACAATAGGAGACAGGATCGGAGAAGGCAAAGCCAGTGGGAACCTCGGGAACACGTTGAAAGTGTTGGGGCGCTACGATGAGGCTGTTGTTTGCTGTCAGAGACATTTGGATATTTCTCAAGAGCAGGGGGATAAG GTTGGAGAAGCCCGAGCTCTCTACAACATAGGAAATGTGTTTCATGCAAAGGGCAAACAACAGTTATGGGGCTGCACCCAGGAACCGGGGGACCTGCCTGCTGAAGTCAGAGACACACTGCAAAGGGCCACTGGATTTTATGA gatgaacttgtgtcTGGTGAAGGAACTTGGAGACAGAGCTGCTCAGGGGAGGGCCTACGGGAACCTGGGAAACACCCACTACCTGCTGGGGAACTTTGTCGAAGCGATCAAGTTCCATCGGCAg CGATTATCCATTGCCAAAGAATTTGGGGACAAGGCAGCAGAGCGGCGGGCATACAGTAACCTGGGCAATGCCCTGATCTTCCTGGGCCAGTTCAACACAGCCACAGAGTACTACAG gaAAACTTTGCAGCTGTCCAGGCAGCTGAGGGACCAGGTGATGGAGGCTCAGGCCTGCTACAGCCTGGGAAACACCTACACTCTTCTGCAGGAGTATGAGAAGGCCATAGACTACCACCTGAAACACCTGTATATCGCCCAGGAGCTGACGGACAG GGTCGGTGAAGGCCGTGCCTGCTGGAGTCTGGGAAATGCATACGTGTCTTTAGCGAACCACAAACAAGCTCTTCACTACGCACGAAAGCACCTGGACATCTCGAAGGAG ATTGGAGACAGGAATGGGGAACTGACAGCCAGGATGAACGTGGAGCAGCTGATGGAGGTTCTGGGCGTCAATGAGAGCGACCTCTCGCCCTCCAGCTCCGAGTTTGAGATGCAAG GAGCGAGACCCAAATTCACCAAGAGAAACAGCATGGACAGTGTAGAGCTGTGGAAGTACTCGTCAGACAAG AACGGTGAGAACCACGACTTGGAGGGTATACCCAGGAGATCCAAGAGTCAGCTGTCACAGCCCGGCAAAAGGAAAGGCTACCCCGACAGTCAGTCGTCGGACGAAAGGCCGTGGTTCGACTCTCCGCTAGACTCTGACGACATCACTGTGCAAGTTCCGCCTCCAGTGCCA TTGGGCCGTGACCCCTCCGATGAAGACTGCTTCTTTGACCTCCTCAGCAAGTTCCAGAGCAGCCGCATGGACGACCAGCGCTGCCACCTTGATGAGGCACAGAACGGCGAGGATGCTGCGAACGCCGTGCTGAACGACATGATAG ATCCTGCATTCACCACCTCCCCCCAGACTGAGGAGCTGTTCGATTTGATCGCCAGCTCCCAGAGCCGCCGCCTCGACGACCAGCGGGTAAATGTTGGTAACCTCCCGGGCCTGAGGATTACCCACAACAACCTGGGACACCTGGTGGGCGAGGGAGACCACCAAGAGCCCAGCGACGACTTCTTCAACATGCTTATCAAGTGCCAG TCCTCCAGGATTGATGACCAGCGATGCTCCGCGCCAGAAGCCGGCCCCCACGCACCCACGGTGCCCGACGAAGACTTCTTCAGTCTGATCCAGAGGGTGCAGGCCAAGCGGATGGACGAGCAGCGCGTCCACCTGCCCTCAGAGGACCAGGACGACCCGGAGTCCCCTGATCCGGAGCCGCCTGGCGGGTTTGCCAGCTAG
- the gpsm1b gene encoding G-protein-signaling modulator 1b isoform X1, whose protein sequence is MAQSAANGVDQDLASKRLHSRMEASCLELALEGERLCKAGDFKGGTVFFEAAVQVGTEDLKTLSAIYSQLGNAYFYLKEYGKALEYHRHDLTLARTIGDRIGEGKASGNLGNTLKVLGRYDEAVVCCQRHLDISQEQGDKVGEARALYNIGNVFHAKGKQQLWGCTQEPGDLPAEVRDTLQRATGFYEMNLCLVKELGDRAAQGRAYGNLGNTHYLLGNFVEAIKFHRQRLSIAKEFGDKAAERRAYSNLGNALIFLGQFNTATEYYRKTLQLSRQLRDQVMEAQACYSLGNTYTLLQEYEKAIDYHLKHLYIAQELTDRVGEGRACWSLGNAYVSLANHKQALHYARKHLDISKEIGDRNGELTARMNVEQLMEVLGVNESDLSPSSSEFEMQGARPKFTKRNSMDSVELWKYSSDKNGENHDLEGIPRRSKSQLSQPGKRKGYPDSQSSDERPWFDSPLDSDDITVQVPPPVPKLGRDPSDEDCFFDLLSKFQSSRMDDQRCHLDEAQNGEDAANAVLNDMIDPAFTTSPQTEELFDLIASSQSRRLDDQRVNVGNLPGLRITHNNLGHLVGEGDHQEPSDDFFNMLIKCQSSRIDDQRCSAPEAGPHAPTVPDEDFFSLIQRVQAKRMDEQRVHLPSEDQDDPESPDPEPPGGFAS, encoded by the exons ATGGCTCAGTCGGCTGCTAACGGTGTGGACCAGGATCTGGCCAGTAAGAGGCTGCACTCCAG GATGGAGGCCTCTTGCTTGGAGTTGGCCTTGGAAGGAGAGCGACTTTGCAAGGCTGGAGACTTTAAAGGCGGGACAGTGTTCTTCGAGGCAGCCGTTCAGGTCGGCACAGAAGACCTGAAGACCCTCAGTGCCATCTACAGCCAGCTGGGCAATGCTTACTTCTACCTCAAGGAGTATGGCAAAGCCCTGGAGTACCACAGACATGACCTGACCTTGGCCAG AACAATAGGAGACAGGATCGGAGAAGGCAAAGCCAGTGGGAACCTCGGGAACACGTTGAAAGTGTTGGGGCGCTACGATGAGGCTGTTGTTTGCTGTCAGAGACATTTGGATATTTCTCAAGAGCAGGGGGATAAG GTTGGAGAAGCCCGAGCTCTCTACAACATAGGAAATGTGTTTCATGCAAAGGGCAAACAACAGTTATGGGGCTGCACCCAGGAACCGGGGGACCTGCCTGCTGAAGTCAGAGACACACTGCAAAGGGCCACTGGATTTTATGA gatgaacttgtgtcTGGTGAAGGAACTTGGAGACAGAGCTGCTCAGGGGAGGGCCTACGGGAACCTGGGAAACACCCACTACCTGCTGGGGAACTTTGTCGAAGCGATCAAGTTCCATCGGCAg CGATTATCCATTGCCAAAGAATTTGGGGACAAGGCAGCAGAGCGGCGGGCATACAGTAACCTGGGCAATGCCCTGATCTTCCTGGGCCAGTTCAACACAGCCACAGAGTACTACAG gaAAACTTTGCAGCTGTCCAGGCAGCTGAGGGACCAGGTGATGGAGGCTCAGGCCTGCTACAGCCTGGGAAACACCTACACTCTTCTGCAGGAGTATGAGAAGGCCATAGACTACCACCTGAAACACCTGTATATCGCCCAGGAGCTGACGGACAG GGTCGGTGAAGGCCGTGCCTGCTGGAGTCTGGGAAATGCATACGTGTCTTTAGCGAACCACAAACAAGCTCTTCACTACGCACGAAAGCACCTGGACATCTCGAAGGAG ATTGGAGACAGGAATGGGGAACTGACAGCCAGGATGAACGTGGAGCAGCTGATGGAGGTTCTGGGCGTCAATGAGAGCGACCTCTCGCCCTCCAGCTCCGAGTTTGAGATGCAAG GAGCGAGACCCAAATTCACCAAGAGAAACAGCATGGACAGTGTAGAGCTGTGGAAGTACTCGTCAGACAAG AACGGTGAGAACCACGACTTGGAGGGTATACCCAGGAGATCCAAGAGTCAGCTGTCACAGCCCGGCAAAAGGAAAGGCTACCCCGACAGTCAGTCGTCGGACGAAAGGCCGTGGTTCGACTCTCCGCTAGACTCTGACGACATCACTGTGCAAGTTCCGCCTCCAGTGCCA AAGTTGGGCCGTGACCCCTCCGATGAAGACTGCTTCTTTGACCTCCTCAGCAAGTTCCAGAGCAGCCGCATGGACGACCAGCGCTGCCACCTTGATGAGGCACAGAACGGCGAGGATGCTGCGAACGCCGTGCTGAACGACATGATAG ATCCTGCATTCACCACCTCCCCCCAGACTGAGGAGCTGTTCGATTTGATCGCCAGCTCCCAGAGCCGCCGCCTCGACGACCAGCGGGTAAATGTTGGTAACCTCCCGGGCCTGAGGATTACCCACAACAACCTGGGACACCTGGTGGGCGAGGGAGACCACCAAGAGCCCAGCGACGACTTCTTCAACATGCTTATCAAGTGCCAG TCCTCCAGGATTGATGACCAGCGATGCTCCGCGCCAGAAGCCGGCCCCCACGCACCCACGGTGCCCGACGAAGACTTCTTCAGTCTGATCCAGAGGGTGCAGGCCAAGCGGATGGACGAGCAGCGCGTCCACCTGCCCTCAGAGGACCAGGACGACCCGGAGTCCCCTGATCCGGAGCCGCCTGGCGGGTTTGCCAGCTAG
- the gpsm1b gene encoding G-protein-signaling modulator 1b isoform X3, protein MEASCLELALEGERLCKAGDFKGGTVFFEAAVQVGTEDLKTLSAIYSQLGNAYFYLKEYGKALEYHRHDLTLARTIGDRIGEGKASGNLGNTLKVLGRYDEAVVCCQRHLDISQEQGDKVGEARALYNIGNVFHAKGKQQLWGCTQEPGDLPAEVRDTLQRATGFYEMNLCLVKELGDRAAQGRAYGNLGNTHYLLGNFVEAIKFHRQRLSIAKEFGDKAAERRAYSNLGNALIFLGQFNTATEYYRKTLQLSRQLRDQVMEAQACYSLGNTYTLLQEYEKAIDYHLKHLYIAQELTDRVGEGRACWSLGNAYVSLANHKQALHYARKHLDISKEIGDRNGELTARMNVEQLMEVLGVNESDLSPSSSEFEMQGARPKFTKRNSMDSVELWKYSSDKNGENHDLEGIPRRSKSQLSQPGKRKGYPDSQSSDERPWFDSPLDSDDITVQVPPPVPKLGRDPSDEDCFFDLLSKFQSSRMDDQRCHLDEAQNGEDAANAVLNDMIDPAFTTSPQTEELFDLIASSQSRRLDDQRVNVGNLPGLRITHNNLGHLVGEGDHQEPSDDFFNMLIKCQSSRIDDQRCSAPEAGPHAPTVPDEDFFSLIQRVQAKRMDEQRVHLPSEDQDDPESPDPEPPGGFAS, encoded by the exons ATGGAGGCCTCTTGCTTGGAGTTGGCCTTGGAAGGAGAGCGACTTTGCAAGGCTGGAGACTTTAAAGGCGGGACAGTGTTCTTCGAGGCAGCCGTTCAGGTCGGCACAGAAGACCTGAAGACCCTCAGTGCCATCTACAGCCAGCTGGGCAATGCTTACTTCTACCTCAAGGAGTATGGCAAAGCCCTGGAGTACCACAGACATGACCTGACCTTGGCCAG AACAATAGGAGACAGGATCGGAGAAGGCAAAGCCAGTGGGAACCTCGGGAACACGTTGAAAGTGTTGGGGCGCTACGATGAGGCTGTTGTTTGCTGTCAGAGACATTTGGATATTTCTCAAGAGCAGGGGGATAAG GTTGGAGAAGCCCGAGCTCTCTACAACATAGGAAATGTGTTTCATGCAAAGGGCAAACAACAGTTATGGGGCTGCACCCAGGAACCGGGGGACCTGCCTGCTGAAGTCAGAGACACACTGCAAAGGGCCACTGGATTTTATGA gatgaacttgtgtcTGGTGAAGGAACTTGGAGACAGAGCTGCTCAGGGGAGGGCCTACGGGAACCTGGGAAACACCCACTACCTGCTGGGGAACTTTGTCGAAGCGATCAAGTTCCATCGGCAg CGATTATCCATTGCCAAAGAATTTGGGGACAAGGCAGCAGAGCGGCGGGCATACAGTAACCTGGGCAATGCCCTGATCTTCCTGGGCCAGTTCAACACAGCCACAGAGTACTACAG gaAAACTTTGCAGCTGTCCAGGCAGCTGAGGGACCAGGTGATGGAGGCTCAGGCCTGCTACAGCCTGGGAAACACCTACACTCTTCTGCAGGAGTATGAGAAGGCCATAGACTACCACCTGAAACACCTGTATATCGCCCAGGAGCTGACGGACAG GGTCGGTGAAGGCCGTGCCTGCTGGAGTCTGGGAAATGCATACGTGTCTTTAGCGAACCACAAACAAGCTCTTCACTACGCACGAAAGCACCTGGACATCTCGAAGGAG ATTGGAGACAGGAATGGGGAACTGACAGCCAGGATGAACGTGGAGCAGCTGATGGAGGTTCTGGGCGTCAATGAGAGCGACCTCTCGCCCTCCAGCTCCGAGTTTGAGATGCAAG GAGCGAGACCCAAATTCACCAAGAGAAACAGCATGGACAGTGTAGAGCTGTGGAAGTACTCGTCAGACAAG AACGGTGAGAACCACGACTTGGAGGGTATACCCAGGAGATCCAAGAGTCAGCTGTCACAGCCCGGCAAAAGGAAAGGCTACCCCGACAGTCAGTCGTCGGACGAAAGGCCGTGGTTCGACTCTCCGCTAGACTCTGACGACATCACTGTGCAAGTTCCGCCTCCAGTGCCA AAGTTGGGCCGTGACCCCTCCGATGAAGACTGCTTCTTTGACCTCCTCAGCAAGTTCCAGAGCAGCCGCATGGACGACCAGCGCTGCCACCTTGATGAGGCACAGAACGGCGAGGATGCTGCGAACGCCGTGCTGAACGACATGATAG ATCCTGCATTCACCACCTCCCCCCAGACTGAGGAGCTGTTCGATTTGATCGCCAGCTCCCAGAGCCGCCGCCTCGACGACCAGCGGGTAAATGTTGGTAACCTCCCGGGCCTGAGGATTACCCACAACAACCTGGGACACCTGGTGGGCGAGGGAGACCACCAAGAGCCCAGCGACGACTTCTTCAACATGCTTATCAAGTGCCAG TCCTCCAGGATTGATGACCAGCGATGCTCCGCGCCAGAAGCCGGCCCCCACGCACCCACGGTGCCCGACGAAGACTTCTTCAGTCTGATCCAGAGGGTGCAGGCCAAGCGGATGGACGAGCAGCGCGTCCACCTGCCCTCAGAGGACCAGGACGACCCGGAGTCCCCTGATCCGGAGCCGCCTGGCGGGTTTGCCAGCTAG